From a region of the Leptospira kmetyi serovar Malaysia str. Bejo-Iso9 genome:
- a CDS encoding DUF6285 domain-containing protein — MQDKPTSTDLLEAIQDFLMKEVLPQFKDKDLLSYKTLVSWNMLGVVSREIRSGEELLDKELTRLVRLLKKNSSLPSTLNEKKNLAHGWNVELRDKIRKEKLSIEDVETWNHVKETVREKVEVTNPRFTTES; from the coding sequence ATGCAGGATAAACCGACGTCCACGGACTTACTCGAAGCGATTCAGGATTTTCTAATGAAGGAAGTTCTTCCCCAATTCAAGGACAAGGATCTTTTATCCTATAAAACATTAGTAAGTTGGAATATGCTCGGGGTCGTATCGAGGGAAATCCGTTCCGGCGAGGAATTGCTGGATAAGGAACTAACGCGTCTCGTTCGATTGTTGAAGAAGAATTCTTCCCTGCCGTCCACGTTAAACGAAAAGAAAAATCTCGCACACGGCTGGAATGTGGAACTTCGGGATAAGATCCGTAAGGAAAAACTTTCCATCGAAGACGTCGAAACCTGGAATCACGTAAAGGAAACCGTTCGGGAAAAGGTGGAAGTTACCAATCCTAGATTCACCACGGAAAGTTAG
- a CDS encoding phosphotransferase family protein, protein MNDTELKNVLEGYLSGRLKGKTEIHSMVSLSGGACQENFSAQVQVLDGPEKGSYDTVFRTDKGAALLASLSREDEFGVCDLAYKAGVNTPRPFWLETDRGVTGSPFYFMQKISGKATGRYVVKDPSLNKMRKSLTTDLAENLAKLHSVKPSDCKDEKLRKTLWMGQDPNDKIVATGSIRSLRLELDRMTEAYPAMEMILNWLEKKAKPSDDVVLIHGDFRTGNFMVTPDGLQGIVDWEFAHWGDRHEDLTWLCMRDWRFGKLNKEAGGFADRTEFYEAYEKASGVTLDPAMVTYWEVMGNLRWAIGCIGQAERHLSGKDKGIELAAIGRRACEMEYEAMRIIENAG, encoded by the coding sequence ATGAACGACACCGAATTAAAAAACGTTCTGGAAGGTTATCTTTCCGGAAGATTGAAGGGAAAAACGGAGATCCATTCCATGGTTTCTCTGAGCGGCGGAGCTTGTCAGGAAAATTTTTCCGCGCAGGTCCAGGTATTGGACGGACCCGAAAAGGGTTCGTATGACACCGTGTTTCGAACGGACAAGGGCGCGGCCTTACTCGCTTCCTTAAGCAGGGAAGACGAGTTCGGCGTTTGCGATCTTGCGTATAAGGCGGGCGTAAACACTCCCCGTCCTTTTTGGTTGGAGACGGATCGAGGCGTTACCGGAAGTCCGTTCTATTTTATGCAGAAAATTTCCGGAAAGGCTACGGGGAGATACGTCGTTAAGGATCCTTCGCTTAACAAAATGCGTAAGTCGCTTACGACGGATCTTGCGGAAAATCTCGCCAAACTTCATTCCGTAAAACCTTCGGATTGTAAGGATGAAAAACTCCGCAAAACTCTTTGGATGGGTCAGGACCCGAACGACAAGATCGTCGCGACCGGATCGATCCGTTCTCTTCGATTGGAGTTGGACAGAATGACGGAAGCTTATCCCGCTATGGAGATGATTCTCAACTGGCTCGAGAAAAAAGCGAAACCTTCGGACGATGTCGTATTAATACACGGAGATTTTAGAACCGGAAACTTTATGGTAACCCCGGACGGTCTTCAGGGAATCGTGGACTGGGAGTTTGCGCATTGGGGAGATCGTCACGAAGATCTTACCTGGCTTTGTATGCGCGACTGGAGATTCGGAAAACTCAACAAAGAAGCGGGCGGCTTTGCGGATCGTACGGAATTTTACGAAGCTTATGAAAAGGCTTCCGGCGTAACTCTGGATCCCGCGATGGTCACGTATTGGGAAGTGATGGGAAATCTCCGTTGGGCGATCGGATGTATCGGTCAGGCGGAAAGACATCTTTCGGGAAAGGATAAGGGAATCGAACTCGCAGCGATCGGAAGAAGAGCGTGCGAAATGGAATACGAAGCGATGAGGATCATAGAAAATGCAGGATAA
- a CDS encoding glutathione S-transferase family protein yields the protein MIELYSASTPNGRKVSIMLEELGIPYTVHPIDLGKLEQKQDWFLKINPNGRIPAIIDKDNDDFAVFESGAILIYLAEKTGKLLPKDVKEKSIVLQWLMFQMGGVGPMQGQAGVFLKYAPEKIPFAIARYQNETKRLYSVLDRRLAESKFLGGKELSIADIATWPWVNVHDYVEVSLDEFPNLKRWEEELSKRPAFAKGMNIPNKVDHKADAEEIKKKAQAMLGK from the coding sequence TTGATCGAGTTATATTCGGCTTCCACTCCCAACGGAAGAAAAGTTTCCATCATGCTGGAAGAATTAGGAATTCCTTATACGGTTCATCCGATCGATCTCGGTAAACTGGAACAAAAACAAGATTGGTTTTTAAAAATCAATCCGAACGGAAGAATTCCCGCAATCATCGACAAGGACAACGACGACTTTGCCGTTTTCGAATCGGGCGCGATTCTGATTTATCTCGCCGAAAAAACCGGCAAACTTTTACCGAAAGACGTGAAGGAAAAAAGTATCGTTCTTCAATGGCTTATGTTTCAAATGGGCGGGGTCGGTCCGATGCAGGGCCAAGCCGGAGTGTTTTTGAAGTACGCTCCCGAAAAAATTCCGTTCGCGATCGCTCGTTATCAAAACGAAACAAAACGATTGTATTCCGTTTTGGATAGAAGGCTCGCCGAAAGTAAATTCTTAGGCGGAAAAGAATTATCCATCGCGGACATCGCGACCTGGCCTTGGGTGAACGTTCACGACTACGTGGAAGTTTCTTTGGATGAGTTTCCCAACTTAAAACGATGGGAAGAGGAACTTTCCAAACGTCCCGCGTTCGCCAAAGGAATGAACATTCCGAACAAGGTGGATCACAAGGCCGACGCCGAGGAAATCAAAAAGAAAGCCCAAGCTATGTTAGGAAAGTAG
- a CDS encoding histidine phosphatase family protein yields the protein MSVIHLIRHGQANSQGENYDLLTPHGKKQAYELGKFMARNGDVPDRIVTGTLRRHLETADSFLEGAISVIGPRDQFQSDSFINRDAGWNEFSPELWSSYSKLLASRKPEFAKTLSQFSKVRLKGGIRSAAVFFKLTEEILRFWREGTETPEGIETYKNFETRVFHSSNVWFSPADQERTFIFTSGTPISLVLHRLLRQDEDNFSWMPWIWNTSLSTFRWVRGKYLPVSINGAPHLPDKSDRTLF from the coding sequence ATGTCGGTCATTCATCTGATCCGTCACGGTCAGGCAAATTCTCAAGGCGAAAACTACGACCTTCTTACTCCGCACGGAAAGAAACAGGCTTACGAACTCGGAAAATTCATGGCGCGTAACGGAGACGTTCCCGATCGAATCGTTACGGGAACTCTTCGCAGACATTTGGAAACCGCCGATTCTTTTCTGGAAGGCGCGATTTCCGTGATCGGACCACGCGATCAGTTTCAATCCGATTCTTTTATAAATCGAGACGCGGGTTGGAACGAATTCTCTCCCGAACTTTGGAGCTCCTATTCCAAACTTCTCGCTTCGAGAAAACCGGAGTTCGCAAAAACTCTTTCCCAATTTTCAAAAGTGAGACTCAAAGGCGGGATCCGTTCCGCCGCGGTGTTCTTTAAACTTACGGAAGAGATTCTCCGATTTTGGAGAGAAGGAACCGAAACTCCCGAAGGAATCGAAACGTATAAAAACTTCGAAACAAGAGTATTCCATTCTTCTAATGTATGGTTCTCTCCTGCGGATCAGGAAAGAACTTTTATCTTTACTTCGGGAACTCCGATTTCTCTCGTACTCCATCGTTTATTACGTCAGGACGAGGACAACTTTTCCTGGATGCCTTGGATCTGGAACACTTCCTTAAGTACCTTTCGGTGGGTTAGAGGTAAATATCTTCCCGTTTCGATCAACGGCGCGCCGCATCTTCCCGATAAATCCGATAGAACGCTGTTTTAA
- a CDS encoding ATP-binding protein, translating into MTSLKSHSRSSSLTKIGLWIFWISTILVFVSFFANYHYEERNVDRLIDNVHWTISYLCAAILAWLGYFAVEGGIHRFRLWFALGLTANALGQLSWAIQVYLDYYVTPTPSDYLFPWVAPSFVIGYSIIVIECDRTRIRAAVLDALGLVTAILTFSLALYLPQREGVGIPQLLPLINHPVSFLTASALGILLIPLLRLQPDMSWLTFILGMGGTGLCWLLWNAFFIVEIPPDGTILNAGFSVAALILGYGALTWVPKFNDHPVWGRRFEAALRLLPLFEIVASSITIVLAGTLAGLPEGVRIVAWTGTTIVVVIASVRQTFLVKEMTDAEQKVRLINEGLEGIVTKRTEELRTVNQYLVAKNEQVVRAIEDLRSAQKQLIRSEKMAVLGQLVAGIAHELNTPLGAIVSSNEGIRSVLSNSWETLLRNYSKFSEEEKTIWEKLFSKGISQREFYDTKEERAKRKRIAGLLNELGIPEVLRLADILTDLGLDSDEVSEIFKNVSHKDKFLTIAQNAFSLSGIARASFTIEKAAEKASLVIQALKEYTYKDRTGTTMGSVDVRKQLETVLTLYYSKYKNQVEIVRDMPDTAEVWGNTEALTQVWTNLIGNALYAMSYKGRMSISCKKRPTGWEIAIEDSGTGIEDTIRDRIFEPFFTTKPSGAGTGLGLDICRRIIEDHNGRIFFETSEKGTTFYVILPFSEPISERQSENQVP; encoded by the coding sequence ATGACAAGTTTAAAAAGTCATTCTCGATCCTCTTCCCTAACCAAAATCGGGTTATGGATTTTCTGGATCAGTACGATCTTGGTATTCGTATCCTTCTTCGCAAATTATCATTACGAAGAAAGAAACGTGGACAGACTTATAGACAACGTTCACTGGACGATTTCGTATCTCTGCGCGGCGATTCTCGCTTGGCTCGGTTATTTCGCGGTCGAAGGTGGAATCCACCGTTTCCGACTTTGGTTCGCACTCGGTCTTACCGCAAACGCGCTCGGTCAACTTTCTTGGGCGATTCAGGTTTATCTCGACTACTACGTGACTCCCACTCCGAGCGATTATCTTTTCCCCTGGGTCGCTCCTAGTTTCGTCATCGGATACTCTATTATAGTTATTGAATGTGATCGAACGAGAATCCGCGCCGCGGTTCTCGACGCTTTGGGTCTTGTCACCGCCATTCTTACCTTTTCACTCGCGTTGTATCTTCCGCAAAGGGAAGGCGTGGGAATTCCGCAACTTCTTCCTTTGATCAATCATCCGGTTTCGTTTTTGACCGCGTCCGCTTTGGGAATTCTTCTCATACCTCTTTTGAGATTACAACCGGATATGTCTTGGCTTACGTTCATTCTCGGAATGGGAGGAACCGGACTTTGTTGGTTGTTGTGGAACGCTTTTTTTATCGTGGAGATTCCTCCGGACGGAACGATTCTCAACGCCGGTTTTTCCGTCGCGGCTTTGATCTTGGGTTACGGAGCTTTGACCTGGGTTCCGAAATTCAACGATCATCCCGTTTGGGGAAGAAGGTTCGAGGCCGCTCTTCGTTTATTACCTTTGTTTGAAATCGTTGCGAGTTCGATTACGATCGTTCTTGCGGGAACTCTCGCCGGTTTACCGGAAGGGGTTCGAATCGTTGCGTGGACGGGAACCACGATCGTAGTCGTGATCGCAAGCGTGAGACAAACCTTTCTCGTAAAAGAGATGACCGACGCGGAACAAAAGGTCCGTTTAATCAACGAGGGACTCGAAGGAATCGTCACCAAAAGAACGGAAGAATTAAGAACCGTAAATCAATACCTCGTCGCCAAAAACGAACAAGTCGTTCGAGCGATCGAAGATCTAAGAAGCGCGCAAAAACAACTCATACGATCCGAAAAAATGGCGGTGCTCGGACAACTCGTCGCGGGGATCGCGCACGAACTCAACACTCCGTTAGGCGCCATCGTGTCTTCGAACGAAGGAATCCGATCCGTGTTGTCCAATTCCTGGGAAACCCTTTTGAGAAATTATTCCAAGTTCAGCGAAGAGGAAAAAACGATTTGGGAAAAACTTTTTTCCAAAGGAATTTCACAAAGGGAATTTTACGATACGAAAGAGGAGAGGGCAAAGAGAAAAAGAATCGCCGGTTTGTTAAACGAACTCGGAATTCCGGAAGTGTTGCGTCTCGCAGATATTCTCACGGATCTCGGATTGGATTCCGACGAGGTTTCCGAAATTTTTAAGAACGTCTCGCATAAGGATAAATTCTTAACCATCGCACAAAACGCTTTTTCCTTATCTGGGATCGCGCGCGCGAGTTTTACGATCGAAAAGGCCGCCGAAAAAGCTTCGCTCGTGATCCAAGCTCTCAAAGAATACACGTATAAGGATCGAACCGGGACCACGATGGGTTCGGTCGACGTTCGTAAACAATTGGAAACGGTTCTCACGTTGTATTATTCCAAATATAAAAACCAAGTCGAGATCGTTCGCGATATGCCCGATACGGCCGAGGTTTGGGGAAACACGGAAGCGCTCACTCAGGTATGGACGAATCTGATCGGCAACGCGTTGTATGCGATGAGTTATAAGGGAAGAATGTCGATCTCTTGTAAAAAAAGACCGACCGGCTGGGAGATCGCGATCGAAGACAGCGGAACCGGAATCGAAGACACGATTCGGGATCGGATCTTCGAACCTTTCTTCACCACAAAACCTTCTGGAGCGGGAACCGGATTGGGATTGGATATATGCAGAAGAATCATAGAGGATCACAACGGAAGAATCTTCTTCGAAACTTCGGAAAAGGGGACGACCTTCTACGTGATTCTTCCCTTCTCGGAACCGATCTCCGAACGTCAATCGGAGAATCAGGTTCCATAA
- a CDS encoding efflux RND transporter permease subunit has translation MIDRIIEFSLTKRIPTVLLALGVLAVGIWSWTTLKKEAYPDVGDTQVTVIALLPGKAALEVERQVTLPLERELNTVPYVLTRRSKTIFGLSVLQMIFEDGVSDFTARQLVLEKIRDADLPPEADLSLAPLTGPVGEVFRYTIEAGEEWTGMDLRTLQDWVVVPALRQVGGVADVINFGGLVKQYHIITSPNRIYRYNLSLQDVIEAVSSNNRNTGGHTLTRGDQSFAVRGLGAIQNAEDIRNTVVASSGGTPIYIGNLASVEEYPKRPDGVFSYAIRDADSSKIKLRESGVQGLIAMRRGENPSEVVARVKTKIEEINRNYLPEGIRLTTTYDRSDLVNYTVRTISRTLFEGVSIVVLVLIFFIGSVRSALVVACTIPLSLLFAFSMMKITNIPANLLSLGAIDFGIIVDGAVVIVDNISRRYKEAKEKKNSGLSFREIETLTIDSTKEVGTEIFFSISIIILAYLPIFTFQRIEGKLFSPMAFTLAYAILGSMLIALTLIPVLMTYLYRTKLESKGNDSLERQNPIFLRIRDFYSRFLTERLANPKRVAAFALILVFGIGGFSYFKLGTEFLPELDEGSINIRCFLPVGVSLRTSEKYVPILRSSILKHEQVASVLTQLGRNDEGTDPYGPNRLEILIGLKDYSTWKENISKAELLHKIKKDLQETLPGVSFLFSQPILDNVTESVTGSVSDLAILINGEDLNSLRNLGKEILSVVSEIPGATESGIEQEGDQAQLTIEVDRKQAARYGINASEILDTMEAAIGGKGVGILYDGSRRFEIIVRYTNDYRSSIDSVHTLLVTGPGGARIPLAEIAKIEFKDGPTIIQRQDGKRQISVRTNVRGRDQGSFVAEAKDKVAEKIKIPEGIDIHWGGQFENLHRAVLRLRFVIPLTLLAIFIILYTMFRSPRMVLLAMSGIPISISGGLLALLLRGMNFSVSAGVGFISLFGISTMTGVLFISRLLHMIEKRGNNKDLKTSVLEAAVIQLRPRIMTILLALLGLIPATIASGIGSDVQRPLATVIVGGLSLELLVTLIYIPSLFYLSERGKRMG, from the coding sequence ATGATCGATAGAATTATAGAATTCTCCCTTACCAAAAGAATTCCGACCGTCTTACTCGCGTTAGGCGTTCTTGCGGTAGGAATCTGGTCTTGGACCACGTTGAAAAAGGAAGCGTATCCCGACGTGGGGGACACGCAGGTTACGGTCATCGCCTTACTTCCGGGCAAGGCAGCGCTCGAAGTCGAAAGACAGGTGACCCTTCCTTTGGAACGAGAACTCAACACGGTTCCTTACGTTTTAACGAGAAGATCGAAGACGATTTTCGGATTGAGCGTTTTACAGATGATCTTCGAAGACGGGGTCAGCGATTTTACGGCGAGACAACTCGTCTTGGAAAAAATCAGGGACGCTGATCTTCCGCCGGAAGCCGATCTTTCTCTGGCTCCTCTTACGGGTCCCGTGGGTGAAGTCTTTCGTTATACGATCGAGGCCGGGGAAGAATGGACCGGCATGGATTTAAGAACGCTTCAGGATTGGGTCGTCGTTCCCGCCTTACGCCAAGTAGGCGGTGTGGCCGACGTGATCAATTTCGGAGGTCTTGTCAAACAATATCATATCATCACTTCCCCGAATCGGATCTATCGTTATAATCTTTCTTTGCAGGACGTCATCGAAGCCGTTTCTTCGAACAACAGAAATACGGGAGGTCATACTCTTACGAGAGGGGATCAGAGTTTCGCCGTACGCGGGTTAGGTGCGATTCAGAACGCGGAGGACATTCGAAACACGGTGGTCGCGTCTTCGGGCGGAACTCCGATTTATATCGGTAATCTCGCTTCCGTGGAAGAATATCCGAAACGGCCCGACGGAGTTTTCAGTTACGCGATCCGAGACGCGGACTCCTCCAAAATCAAACTGAGGGAATCCGGGGTTCAGGGTTTGATCGCGATGCGAAGGGGAGAAAATCCGTCCGAAGTAGTCGCGCGGGTCAAAACGAAGATCGAAGAGATCAACCGAAATTATCTACCCGAAGGAATTCGCTTAACAACGACGTATGACCGAAGCGATCTCGTCAACTATACGGTAAGAACGATTTCCAGAACCCTTTTCGAAGGTGTGAGCATAGTAGTTCTCGTTCTGATCTTTTTTATAGGAAGCGTAAGATCCGCGTTAGTCGTCGCTTGTACGATTCCTCTTTCTCTTTTGTTCGCGTTTTCCATGATGAAGATCACCAACATACCGGCCAATCTTCTTTCCTTGGGTGCGATCGACTTCGGGATCATCGTAGACGGCGCGGTCGTGATCGTGGATAATATCTCGCGAAGATACAAGGAAGCGAAGGAAAAAAAGAATTCCGGCCTTTCGTTCCGCGAAATCGAAACCCTTACGATCGATTCCACGAAAGAGGTCGGAACGGAAATTTTCTTTTCCATCTCCATTATTATTCTTGCATATTTGCCGATCTTCACCTTTCAGAGAATCGAAGGAAAGCTATTCTCGCCTATGGCGTTCACTCTCGCGTATGCGATCTTGGGAAGTATGCTCATCGCATTGACTTTGATTCCGGTTTTGATGACTTATCTTTATCGAACGAAATTGGAAAGTAAGGGAAACGATTCTTTGGAACGGCAGAATCCGATCTTTCTTCGTATTCGGGATTTTTACTCGAGGTTTCTGACCGAACGGTTGGCGAACCCGAAACGGGTTGCGGCCTTCGCTTTGATTCTCGTTTTCGGAATCGGAGGTTTTTCGTATTTTAAATTGGGAACCGAGTTTCTTCCCGAACTGGACGAGGGTTCGATCAACATCCGTTGTTTTCTTCCGGTCGGCGTCTCTTTGAGAACTTCGGAAAAATACGTTCCGATTCTCAGAAGTTCCATTCTAAAACACGAACAAGTGGCTTCCGTTTTGACCCAACTCGGTAGAAACGACGAAGGAACCGATCCTTACGGTCCGAACCGTTTGGAAATTCTGATCGGTTTAAAAGATTATTCGACTTGGAAAGAAAATATTTCCAAAGCTGAACTTCTTCATAAGATCAAAAAGGATCTTCAGGAAACTCTTCCGGGCGTGAGTTTTCTTTTTTCACAACCGATTTTGGACAACGTCACCGAGTCGGTTACGGGAAGCGTTTCGGATCTCGCGATTCTCATCAACGGAGAGGACTTGAACTCTCTGAGAAACTTAGGGAAAGAAATTCTTTCCGTCGTTTCCGAAATTCCCGGCGCGACCGAATCGGGAATCGAACAGGAAGGAGATCAGGCCCAACTTACGATCGAAGTCGATCGCAAACAAGCCGCTCGTTACGGAATCAACGCTTCCGAAATTTTGGATACGATGGAAGCCGCGATCGGAGGCAAAGGTGTGGGAATTCTTTACGACGGTTCGAGACGGTTCGAAATCATCGTACGATATACGAACGACTATCGTTCTTCGATCGACTCGGTGCACACGTTACTCGTCACCGGACCCGGAGGCGCGAGAATTCCTCTTGCGGAAATCGCGAAGATCGAATTCAAGGACGGTCCCACGATCATCCAAAGACAGGACGGCAAAAGACAAATCTCCGTGAGGACCAACGTTCGAGGAAGAGACCAAGGAAGTTTTGTCGCGGAGGCAAAGGACAAGGTCGCGGAAAAGATCAAGATCCCCGAAGGAATCGACATCCATTGGGGAGGTCAGTTCGAAAATCTTCACAGAGCCGTTTTGCGTCTGCGTTTTGTGATCCCGTTAACCTTACTTGCAATTTTTATAATACTCTACACGATGTTCCGCAGTCCTCGTATGGTTTTATTGGCGATGTCCGGCATTCCGATTTCGATCAGCGGCGGGTTGTTGGCCCTGCTTTTAAGGGGAATGAACTTTTCCGTTTCGGCGGGTGTGGGCTTTATTTCCCTTTTCGGAATTTCCACGATGACCGGGGTTCTTTTTATATCAAGATTATTGCATATGATTGAAAAGCGGGGCAACAACAAGGACCTGAAAACTTCCGTGCTCGAAGCTGCCGTGATCCAACTCAGACCGAGAATCATGACCATTCTTCTCGCGCTTTTGGGGTTGATACCCGCGACGATTGCAAGCGGAATCGGTTCGGACGTACAAAGACCTCTCGCGACCGTCATCGTGGGCGGGCTGAGTTTGGAACTTCTCGTTACTTTGATTTATATTCCTTCCCTGTTTTATCTTTCGGAACGAGGAAAAAGGATGGGGTAA